Part of the Cystobacter ferrugineus genome, GCCGGTGAGGCCGCCGCGGCCGTCCCGGATGATGAGCTGCCGGTGGTTGCGCGCCTCCAGCCGCGAGTCGGCGAACACCACCTCCTGGCCGATGAAGGGCCGGAAGGCACGCACCTCGCAGCCCGCGCGCACCAATTGTGACTCCACCTCGTCCTGGAAGCCCGGGCTCTGGAGGGGGTCCACGAGGATGCGGCACACCACGCCCGGCTGGCGCGCGGCGAGCGCCTGGACGAGCCGCCGGGAGGCGTCCCCGGGCTCCCACCGCGACAGCAGGAGGTGGATGGACTCGCGCGCCTCGCGGATCTCCTCCTCGAGGGTGTCGAGGATGCGCTCGTCCTGGACGAGCTCCACCCCGTGGCCTGGCCGCAGGCCGATGCCCACGGACTGGTAGAGGGCAAGGGACAGCTCCGGCCCCGAGCTGGGTACGCGGTCGCGGACACGGAGCTGCTCCGGGAAGTCCCGGCGGACGCACGCCGTGCCGCACCACAGGCAGGCAATCAGGAGAGGCGAGAGGACTTTCACGCGGCCAAGCTAGGCATCCGGGGGCGGACTGCGCAGGGGTGCAGGGGAGTCGGGCGAGCGCCAGGGGCCGACCAGGTATGACCCGCGGGCGCACCCATCTCTACCTTCCAGGAGCAGCGCCTACCCACTGCCGCTGGAGGCACGATGGAATCCTGGAATCAGAGTTCGGCTGATGCCGCGCGCATGCACGTGTCGCAGGAGGTGAACCGTCGCATCGACGCCAAGGTGGAGCGGTGCGTGCGGCACATGGCGGAGCAGGAGGACCACTCCATCATCAGCCGCTACCTGGAGGGGCTGGAGAAGGAGTGGGACCTGAACCGGGTGGTGATGGTGGCCGCGTCGGCGGTGTCGCTCGTGGGGTGCGTGGTGGCGCCGCCGCGCAGCGGGGCGTGGCGGCTGGTGGGCGGGGTGGCGGCGGGGCTGCTGTTGCAGCAGGGGGTGTTTGGCTTCAGTCCCCTGTCGCTGCTCGCGCGCCGGCTGGGGGTGCGCAGCCGGAGGGAGATCGATCTGGAGAAGTTCGCTCTCAAGGCGCTCCGGGGGGACTTCATGCGGATTCCGCACGAGGGCGGCCCCCTGGCGCGGGCGAACGCCGCGCTGGTGGCCGCCCAGTCCGACTGAGCGCCTGGGCTGGTGGACTCCTACCCACCAATACCCGCCCAGTCCGACAGCGTTGACAGGACAGCACTCCGCCATGGAAGGTGTCCCACCCGCCTTTCCGGGGTTTCAAGGGGCAGCCCTCATGGCGAAGGACTACGCACTCGTCGCCCGGGAGTGCCCTGACGGAGACCGTCTCGGCACATACCTGGTCGAAGCGAGTCCCGACCCTGGAGTACCGGCGCCGCGGCAGGCACGTCCTGGCACGGGGCTCGAGGTGTCGGCACTCGCCCGGCGGGGGTCGAAGGCGGGAAGGGGCGGGAACATGCGCCGGTCCCGTTGGGACAAAGGACTTCAGGCCCTCCTGCTCGCAAGCGGCCTCGTCGCCAGCATGAGCGTGGCCGGCGAAGAGGTGAGACGAGAGCGGGTGACGCTCTCGGCCGAAGCGCATGCGCGAGCCAAAGCCCCCAGCCCCCGCATGGAAGACTGGAAGGAGGGCGTGCTCTCCCTCCGGGTGATGGACCCCGGCCGCCTCGTGGTGGAGGCAGGCGATGAAGTCATCGCCGCGGGCGATCTGAACTGGGGGGAGGACGAGCGGCTGCGGGTGGACCCTATCGAGGGCTACCCGCCGACATCGCTGCCTCGAGTGGTGAGCCGCGAGCGAGGTCGGGAGGAGGTGGAGGTAGACGTCCCGGAGGGGATTGGCGCCGGTGCAATGCTCGCCCTCACCTATGAGTGGGTCTGGCACCACCAGGGCACGCCCGCCCTGGAGCGCACCTGGCGCCTCCCGCCCATGAAGGACATCCCACCAGAGTGGCTGGAGGACGAACTGGTCGAGCTGGAGCGGGAGGACACGGCCGGGAACGGGGAGGAGGGCGCACTCGCCCTCCTCTCGGCATGGGAAGCTTCCTTCCCTGTTCAGGTGGACCCGGCTCGGCCCGCGCTGCTGTGGGTTCCCGGGTACGCCTCGCGTGAGGAAATAACCTCGCGGCTCTTCGGGGAGGCCGCGGCGGCGGGCGCTTTCGACATCGAGCCCCGTGCGCGACCCTCCAGCGCCGAGGAAGGCGTCCTGGTCTGCGTGCGCGTGCGCCACCCGCCCGCGCTCGTGCCGGAGGTGCTCGCCACCCTGCGGCGTGCCCTGGATGCGCGGCTGGAGGCGGATGTCGCGTGGAGCCGCGCCCAGCTCTCGGCGGCTTCCCTGGACAGGGCCGGGGCCGCCGCGCTGATGGAGCGCGGCCTGCGCTGGGCTCAACGCTCGGACATTCAGGATGGGGCGGGGCAGAGCTACTTCGACCGCTACCTCCAGGCGCTCGAGCCCTTGAGGGACGAGTCGCAGCGCGGACACCTCCTCGGAGAGGCCGCCGAGCCCCTGCGCAAGGCCATCGCTCTGCGCTCCAAGCGCTTCAAGGCGAGCTACAGCGTCACGGAGGGCTCGCCCGTCCTCGCCCCGGGCAGCGTGGTGGGCCGCTTCTATTTCGCCGACGGCTCCAGCGTTCAAGTACGCACCTTGCTGCTGCTCACCGAGGAGACGTCCCTGGAGCGTGCGGAGCTGCGCGTGCGCAACGCACCACGTGGAAGCCCGCGCGTCATCATCCCCGGGAAGGACGGGCGCTGGCGGGGCTACAGCGCCGAATTCAACACCGTTGCCGGCGCTCCCGACCCGCTCGAGGACCTCGAGGGCAATGCCTACTGGTACTACCCGGGCACGCTCCTCATTCGACCGGGAGACTGGCGGCCGGGGCTGGGAGCCGGTACGGGCGAGGTGGCGGCCTTACGGCGAGAACTCCTCCAGACAGCCCTCGCCGCGGCGACACCGCAAGTGCCCCAGCCCCTCGTCTCCCTCGACCATGACGTGCTCGCCCTCCTCACCCCGGACGAGCGGCTCGGTGTCTTCAACACCCTCCTCACAGGCCCCGCGCTCACCTCCGACATAAAGGAGGAGGCAGTGCACCTGCTGGCGCGTGTGCTGCTGTCCACGCCTGACCGGGAGTTTCCACCGCTGGAGCGCAAGCTCACTTCGAGCGGAGCGCTGGAGAAGCTGCTCGGTAGCGATGCGCCGGACAGCAAGGTGTTGCTGGGACAGGCCTTCACCCAGAAGGCACTCGCCTCGTTTCCCCTCACGCTGGACCTCCTCGAGTCCCTGCCGACCTTCCACCTGGGGCGTGAGGGCGAAACGACACACCTGCTC contains:
- a CDS encoding DUF2892 domain-containing protein, which encodes MESWNQSSADAARMHVSQEVNRRIDAKVERCVRHMAEQEDHSIISRYLEGLEKEWDLNRVVMVAASAVSLVGCVVAPPRSGAWRLVGGVAAGLLLQQGVFGFSPLSLLARRLGVRSRREIDLEKFALKALRGDFMRIPHEGGPLARANAALVAAQSD